The proteins below come from a single Myxocyprinus asiaticus isolate MX2 ecotype Aquarium Trade chromosome 28, UBuf_Myxa_2, whole genome shotgun sequence genomic window:
- the LOC127419510 gene encoding matrix remodeling-associated protein 8-like isoform X2, which translates to MSFSVWTAFLLPCAWAQNSMQNVILEAKNITVPAGSDVVLPCHNQRMVWRQDRLRDRQRVVHWDLIRNRPDYTVERILDMFSGGTERLYNDYNKGRITISKDAFIDGNFSLVINNVDMNDKGVYTCNLHHHYCKVHQSIKIQLNVTKSPQKERRVWDGDKSVFVVLVGKSVVLPCVNRRTLWTDSHRDEGQQQVVHWDWQAPGVTRDRADRLIDVYASGENRQYGPLFLRHKMNISTDAFSMGDFSLRVRNIQPSDKGLFSCHLHHHYCGLHERRIFRVIVGPSVQPLPPARSPTEAPTTPFSRPVIPADNPNTNMVEAPHVLNVILPENQTNLLHQVGYILAIFLLLLLMLIGIIMTTRHCRKKGPEFEVRRYEQGRRASIELDVTEMQPYNHEDLRPDCKNNIMKERAETNNYPSPKVIDLNREMERMSWM; encoded by the exons ATGAGCTTCTCAG TCTGGACTGCCTTCCTTTTACCATGCG CCTGGGCACAAAACAGCATGCAGAACGTTATCTTGGAGGCAAAGAACATTACTGTTCCAGCAGGGTCAGATGTTGTTTTGCCATGTCATAACCAGCGGATGGTTTGGAGGCAGGATCGCTTGCGGGACCGCCAGCGTGTTGTGCACTGGGACCTGATCCGGAACCGACCCGATTACACTGTGGAACGCATTCTAGATATGTTCTCAGGAGGAACTGAGCGCCTGTATAATGACTATAACAAGGGCCGTATTACTATATCAAAAGATGCCTTCATTGATGGCAACTTTTCACTAGTTATTAACA atgtggacatgaatgataaaGGTGTTTATACCTGCAACCTGCATCACCACTATTGCAAGGTCCACCAGTCCATTAAAATCCAGCTCAATGTCACTAAATCAC CCCAAAAGGAGAGACGTGTGTGGGACGGTGATAAATCTGTGTTTGTGGTTCTGGTGGGGAAGAGTGTGGTTCTTCCATGTGTGAACCGTAGAACATTGTGGACGGACAGTCATAGAGATGAAGGCCAGCAGCAGGTTGTCCACTGGGACTGGCAAGCACCTGGGGTCACCCGTGACCGAGCTGACCGCCTCATTGATGTGTACGCCTCTGGAGAAAACCGGCAGTATGGACCACTCTTCCTCCGGCATAAGATGAACATCTCAACTGATGCATTCTCCATGGGGGATTTCTCTCTAAGAGTCCGTAACATCCAGCCCTCGGATAAAGGCCTGTTTTCTTGTCATCTTCACCATCACTACTGTGGTCTGCATGAGAGGCGAATCTTCAGGGTGATCGTTGGTCCATCTGTCCAGCCTTTGCCTCCAGCACGCTCCCCTACTGAAGCACCAACAACTCCCTTTTCCCGTCCAGTCATACCTGCTGATAACCCAA ATACAAACATGGTTGAAGCACCTCATGTCCTCAATGTAATTCTGCCAGAGAATCAAACTAACCTCTTGCACCAAGTGGGCTACATCCTGGCAATCTTCCTGTTGCTTCTCCTCATGCTCATTGGAATCATAATGACCACAAGGCACTGTAGAAAGAAAG GGCCTGAATTTGAGGTTCGGAGGTACGAGCA GGGTCGAAGGGCATCAATTGAGCTagatgtcacagaaatgcaaccCTACAATCATGAAGACTTGCGGCCGG ATTGCAAGAATAACATAATGAAAGAAAGGGCAGAGACAAACAACTATCCCTCTCCAAAGGTTATCGATCTCAACAGAG AAATGGAGAGAATGTCATGGATGTGA
- the LOC127419510 gene encoding matrix remodeling-associated protein 8-like isoform X3, translating into MLRLLYIWTAFLLPCAWAQNSMQNVILEAKNITVPAGSDVVLPCHNQRMVWRQDRLRDRQRVVHWDLIRNRPDYTVERILDMFSGGTERLYNDYNKGRITISKDAFIDGNFSLVINNVDMNDKGVYTCNLHHHYCKVHQSIKIQLNVTKSPQKERRVWDGDKSVFVVLVGKSVVLPCVNRRTLWTDSHRDEGQQQVVHWDWQAPGVTRDRADRLIDVYASGENRQYGPLFLRHKMNISTDAFSMGDFSLRVRNIQPSDKGLFSCHLHHHYCGLHERRIFRVIVGPSVQPLPPARSPTEAPTTPFSRPVIPADNPNTNMVEAPHVLNVILPENQTNLLHQVGYILAIFLLLLLMLIGIIMTTRHCRKKGPEFEVRRGRRASIELDVTEMQPYNHEDLRPDCKNNIMKERAETNNYPSPKVIDLNREMERMSWM; encoded by the exons ATGCTTCGTTTGCTATACA TCTGGACTGCCTTCCTTTTACCATGCG CCTGGGCACAAAACAGCATGCAGAACGTTATCTTGGAGGCAAAGAACATTACTGTTCCAGCAGGGTCAGATGTTGTTTTGCCATGTCATAACCAGCGGATGGTTTGGAGGCAGGATCGCTTGCGGGACCGCCAGCGTGTTGTGCACTGGGACCTGATCCGGAACCGACCCGATTACACTGTGGAACGCATTCTAGATATGTTCTCAGGAGGAACTGAGCGCCTGTATAATGACTATAACAAGGGCCGTATTACTATATCAAAAGATGCCTTCATTGATGGCAACTTTTCACTAGTTATTAACA atgtggacatgaatgataaaGGTGTTTATACCTGCAACCTGCATCACCACTATTGCAAGGTCCACCAGTCCATTAAAATCCAGCTCAATGTCACTAAATCAC CCCAAAAGGAGAGACGTGTGTGGGACGGTGATAAATCTGTGTTTGTGGTTCTGGTGGGGAAGAGTGTGGTTCTTCCATGTGTGAACCGTAGAACATTGTGGACGGACAGTCATAGAGATGAAGGCCAGCAGCAGGTTGTCCACTGGGACTGGCAAGCACCTGGGGTCACCCGTGACCGAGCTGACCGCCTCATTGATGTGTACGCCTCTGGAGAAAACCGGCAGTATGGACCACTCTTCCTCCGGCATAAGATGAACATCTCAACTGATGCATTCTCCATGGGGGATTTCTCTCTAAGAGTCCGTAACATCCAGCCCTCGGATAAAGGCCTGTTTTCTTGTCATCTTCACCATCACTACTGTGGTCTGCATGAGAGGCGAATCTTCAGGGTGATCGTTGGTCCATCTGTCCAGCCTTTGCCTCCAGCACGCTCCCCTACTGAAGCACCAACAACTCCCTTTTCCCGTCCAGTCATACCTGCTGATAACCCAA ATACAAACATGGTTGAAGCACCTCATGTCCTCAATGTAATTCTGCCAGAGAATCAAACTAACCTCTTGCACCAAGTGGGCTACATCCTGGCAATCTTCCTGTTGCTTCTCCTCATGCTCATTGGAATCATAATGACCACAAGGCACTGTAGAAAGAAAG GGCCTGAATTTGAGGTTCGGAG GGGTCGAAGGGCATCAATTGAGCTagatgtcacagaaatgcaaccCTACAATCATGAAGACTTGCGGCCGG ATTGCAAGAATAACATAATGAAAGAAAGGGCAGAGACAAACAACTATCCCTCTCCAAAGGTTATCGATCTCAACAGAG AAATGGAGAGAATGTCATGGATGTGA
- the LOC127419510 gene encoding matrix remodeling-associated protein 8-like isoform X1, with amino-acid sequence MLRLLYIWTAFLLPCAWAQNSMQNVILEAKNITVPAGSDVVLPCHNQRMVWRQDRLRDRQRVVHWDLIRNRPDYTVERILDMFSGGTERLYNDYNKGRITISKDAFIDGNFSLVINNVDMNDKGVYTCNLHHHYCKVHQSIKIQLNVTKSPQKERRVWDGDKSVFVVLVGKSVVLPCVNRRTLWTDSHRDEGQQQVVHWDWQAPGVTRDRADRLIDVYASGENRQYGPLFLRHKMNISTDAFSMGDFSLRVRNIQPSDKGLFSCHLHHHYCGLHERRIFRVIVGPSVQPLPPARSPTEAPTTPFSRPVIPADNPNTNMVEAPHVLNVILPENQTNLLHQVGYILAIFLLLLLMLIGIIMTTRHCRKKGPEFEVRRYEQGRRASIELDVTEMQPYNHEDLRPDCKNNIMKERAETNNYPSPKVIDLNREMERMSWM; translated from the exons ATGCTTCGTTTGCTATACA TCTGGACTGCCTTCCTTTTACCATGCG CCTGGGCACAAAACAGCATGCAGAACGTTATCTTGGAGGCAAAGAACATTACTGTTCCAGCAGGGTCAGATGTTGTTTTGCCATGTCATAACCAGCGGATGGTTTGGAGGCAGGATCGCTTGCGGGACCGCCAGCGTGTTGTGCACTGGGACCTGATCCGGAACCGACCCGATTACACTGTGGAACGCATTCTAGATATGTTCTCAGGAGGAACTGAGCGCCTGTATAATGACTATAACAAGGGCCGTATTACTATATCAAAAGATGCCTTCATTGATGGCAACTTTTCACTAGTTATTAACA atgtggacatgaatgataaaGGTGTTTATACCTGCAACCTGCATCACCACTATTGCAAGGTCCACCAGTCCATTAAAATCCAGCTCAATGTCACTAAATCAC CCCAAAAGGAGAGACGTGTGTGGGACGGTGATAAATCTGTGTTTGTGGTTCTGGTGGGGAAGAGTGTGGTTCTTCCATGTGTGAACCGTAGAACATTGTGGACGGACAGTCATAGAGATGAAGGCCAGCAGCAGGTTGTCCACTGGGACTGGCAAGCACCTGGGGTCACCCGTGACCGAGCTGACCGCCTCATTGATGTGTACGCCTCTGGAGAAAACCGGCAGTATGGACCACTCTTCCTCCGGCATAAGATGAACATCTCAACTGATGCATTCTCCATGGGGGATTTCTCTCTAAGAGTCCGTAACATCCAGCCCTCGGATAAAGGCCTGTTTTCTTGTCATCTTCACCATCACTACTGTGGTCTGCATGAGAGGCGAATCTTCAGGGTGATCGTTGGTCCATCTGTCCAGCCTTTGCCTCCAGCACGCTCCCCTACTGAAGCACCAACAACTCCCTTTTCCCGTCCAGTCATACCTGCTGATAACCCAA ATACAAACATGGTTGAAGCACCTCATGTCCTCAATGTAATTCTGCCAGAGAATCAAACTAACCTCTTGCACCAAGTGGGCTACATCCTGGCAATCTTCCTGTTGCTTCTCCTCATGCTCATTGGAATCATAATGACCACAAGGCACTGTAGAAAGAAAG GGCCTGAATTTGAGGTTCGGAGGTACGAGCA GGGTCGAAGGGCATCAATTGAGCTagatgtcacagaaatgcaaccCTACAATCATGAAGACTTGCGGCCGG ATTGCAAGAATAACATAATGAAAGAAAGGGCAGAGACAAACAACTATCCCTCTCCAAAGGTTATCGATCTCAACAGAG AAATGGAGAGAATGTCATGGATGTGA